In a genomic window of Thermoprotei archaeon:
- a CDS encoding THUMP domain-containing protein: protein MLIVVTSKPGKETRAFNEIMDLFLSYEITASRSSIFSSSGVFVIDADCDIYTLAKHLKGYKRIYSLKVMPLQLIVNNTLEDLANGVRNLMKDYKGTFAVRAVKRGKISAKTIEDYLGTIIVKELGLSVNLRNPNHIVIVEGLGSKAGLSIFNPELYLLFARKKGLSL, encoded by the coding sequence ATGTTAATAGTTGTTACAAGCAAACCTGGCAAAGAAACACGAGCATTCAATGAAATAATGGATTTATTTTTATCATACGAAATTACGGCATCAAGGTCATCGATATTCAGTTCAAGCGGTGTTTTTGTAATAGACGCAGATTGTGACATATATACGCTAGCTAAACATCTTAAAGGATATAAGAGGATTTATTCGCTGAAAGTAATGCCCCTTCAGCTTATAGTTAATAATACGTTAGAGGATCTAGCTAATGGAGTGCGTAATTTAATGAAAGATTATAAAGGTACATTTGCTGTTCGTGCAGTAAAAAGAGGTAAAATCAGTGCAAAAACTATAGAAGATTATTTAGGAACAATAATTGTTAAGGAACTAGGTCTGAGTGTGAATTTGCGTAATCCTAATCATATAGTAATCGTTGAAGGATTGGGTTCTAAGGCCGGTCTTAGCATTTTTAACCCTGAGTTATATCTGTTGTTTGCTAGAAAAAAAGGACTTAGTTTATGA